The stretch of DNA AGAAGAACCCCCGGCGGGTGGTGAGGCCTGCGGGTGAGAGATGTGCGGGTGCTGACACGGCTGGGgtgggcagcccctgctccctgggctgtgaGGGGCTTTCAGTGCAGATGGGAGAGGCTGGGGGAGCCCCTTGtgtgagggagcagcagggctctgctaATCCTGCTCATGCCACTGCCTCCTCCTCACCACCTCTCGTGCAGACTACACCAAGTCCGTGATCGACCTGCGCCCCGAGGACCTTGTGGGGGAAGGTGGCTCTTTGGGGGACAGGAGCAAGTCAGTCCCTGGCCTCAACACGGAGCTGGTGAGACCCTCAGGGTGCCACAGAGATGGCTGCTGGGTGGAGGAGCCGAGTGGCTGGCTTGGCTGTGCCTGAGCACTCCCCACACAGGCGGCTTGTCCCTCTCcttcaggaggaggaggaggaggacatCGATAACCTGGTGGAGATCCACCGGCAGCGGGTGGCCCGGGGCAGCATGCGCAGCGGCACCTCCTCGGTGAgttcctgtggctgtgctccGCTCCACTGCAGGGAGAAGTGATGGAGAAAGGCACTGCCAAAGGGCtggggggagggaggcagggcaggcagctcctggagggaAGGGGCAAGAGCCTTGTGTGGGGGGGCTTCTTCCCCTAGAAGGGAATCAAAATGCAAAGACTCATCTCTCTTCCAGGCAGCTGTGGGTGGGTGGGAGGTACTTGTGGCCATCCCCAGCCACGGGGAGGCaggtggggctgtgcagggaatAACCTTGCTGAAGAGGGGCTCTCAGGTGATCTtgtgccagctcagccctgccactTCTTCCAGAGCACACTGGGGAGCATGGTCAGCATTTACAGTGAGGCCGGCGACTTCGGCAGCGTGGCTGTCACCGGGGGCATCTCCTTCTCCCTGAGCTACGAGCAGAAGACACAGACCTTGTTCATTCACGTGAAGGAGTGTCGCCAGCTGGCCTACGGCGACGAGGGCAGGAAGCGCTCCAACCCGTGAGAGCAGGGggagagagctgctggcacCACTGGTGGTGCCCAGCCGGGTTGTGGGGTCCCACCAGAGATGGGAGCTGTAAGTGGGAGGGTCCTGCTGAGGCAGAAGGTCTGGGGTTGCCCTGAGGAGCTCGGAGGATTGATTGTGGGGGGGCCCTGTTGAAGTGCTGCCTGTTCTCCCTTCAGGTATGTGAAGACCTATCTCCTGCCCGACAAATCCCGGCAAGGGAAGCGCAAGACGACCATCAAACGCAATACCATCAATCCCCTGTACAACGAGCTGCTGAAGGTGAGTGGGGATGGGCTGCAGCTactcaggggctgctgctggaacaagCAAGGGGAGGGGTGAGCTCCTAATGCTGCAGAGGGGTCTTTGCAGAGGACCCGTGTCCAGAGACTGCAGCCTGAAATCCCtgcactcccagctctgctgtggccGTGCTGCCAAGCCCCAGTGCCACAGTGGGCTGGAGGCACAGCTGCAGATGTGACCGTGTCACAGGACGTGTCCCTGGTTCCTGTGGCCACTCCCCAGAGCAAAGGCATCCTGCTTACCCTGGATGTTTCATTCTTCAGGCTTCCTGGCCCCTGGAGGCAGGTCACAgtggcaggagggagggcagcacaCCACAGGGGCAGAGATAAGACAGTTCTGGGCCCCAGGACAGAACAACTTGGCACTGCCCTTCACCATCCCTGCTGGCTGGCTCTGTCCCTGAGCCTGGCAGAGCACCTGAGGCCAGGCACTCTTGTGCAGGAGGAAGTAAGagctgtggtttggtttttaggCTCCCACAGCCAGGTTTGCTGAGGTCTTGGGCTCTGACCACCCGAGGCTcactgggctggcagagctctgcttgtGGTGGGATGGCTGGATGAGTCCTGGCTCTGAGGACCATCCATCTGCTGGGAGAGCACAGGCTCCTGCACTCTGCCCTGGGACTCTGAGCTTTCAGCAGGCGTGGAAAGAAAGAGGAGCTCCTGTGCACATCCATTGCTTCTCCAGCCTGTCTCCTCTCGTGCTCGTGAGCTGTAGCTGATGGAATTTGCCATTtgtcctgtgctgcctgctcacCAGTGGTTTTCCTCTGTCTCCCCAGTATGAGATTAGCAAGTCCCTCCTGCTCGCGAGGACGCTGCAGTTCTCGGTGTGGCACCACGATCGCTTTGGCCGCAACACCTTCCTGGGGGAGGTGGAGGTCCCACTGGATGCCTGGAACTTCGAGAGCCACCTGGAGGAGTTCCTGCCCCTGCATGGCAAGGTGtgcccctgcccctgcagcctcccttgCCTGGTCCTGTTGGGGGTATAGCCCTCAGTGGGCAGAGGGGTGTGGAGACCTCAGCATTGCTCAAAAAGGCTTGTGCCAATGTTTGGAGATATGAAAACCCCAGATGCAGACAGCAGTGCTGTTGCAGTAAAAAAGGTCAGGCAGATCTTCTACCTTGAACCTagcttccctcctccttccctcctccttgtCAGGTGGTTAGGTCAAAATGAGATCCCAAAGGAGCTGGGCACCACTGGTCATGCTGGGGAGAGTTTGCAGGCACTTGTGCCAGCTCAGCCACATGTAGAAGAAGCCAAGTCCTTTGTCCCAGCCTGAGGAGGTGCTGCACACTAGGCTGTGACTGTGTGTGCCATGGCTTCTCTGCAGTGCTTGGTAATTCTCACCTCTGTGCAGGCTGGGGCAGATGCTGCTGGTCTTCACCAGTACAAGGGGGAGCTGGTTGTCTCCATGAAGTACATCCCATCTGCCAAGcatcctggggctgggaatggcaggaaaGGTAggtgctggagctccaggatCAGTGTgcagcctgcagccctgcagccctgcaggagctaCAGTTTGCAGtggtaaaaattaaattgatttctACTGTGCTGGGTTTTTCCTAGGCAAAACAGGGGAAGGTGGTGAGCTCCAGGTCTGGATCAAGGAAGCCAAGAACCTCACAGCAGCCAAGTCAGGGGGGACCTCAGACAGCTTTGTTAAGGGGTGAGTGAGGGTCCTGGGGCAGGGGGCACTGTcctccctggtcctgctggggGACCTGGAGAAGGAACCCTTGCAGGGTGTCAtggtccctgtccctgtgctgtgccaggaaaggcaggaagggGGGCTCCAGGCCAGGTCCTGGGTGCTGAGGTGCCCCAGCCCCCCGAGCTGGTGCCCACATGCTGCTAACCCAAGGGGCTGCTTCTCCCAGCTACCTCCTGCCACACAAAAACAAAGCCTCCAAGAGGAAGACGCCTGTGGTGAAGAAGACCCTGAACCCTCATTACAACCACACCTTTGTCTACAACGGTGTGAACCCCGAGGACCTGCAGCACATCTGCCTGGAGCTGACGGTCTGGGACCGGGAGCCGCTGTCCAGCAATGATTTCCTCGGGGGTGTCCGTCTGGGGGTGGGCAATGGTGAGGAGCCCACCgagctctgggcagcagcagcagcctcgctggggctgctgtgctgcgggcaggaggctgctccagccGTGACTGATCCCATCCTTTTCCCCAGGTATGAGCAACGGGCAGGCTGTGGACTGGATGGACTCCACGGGCGAGGAGCTGAACCTGTGGCAGAAGATGTGCCAGTACCCGGGCTCCTGGGCGGAGGGGACGCTCCAGCTCCGCTCCACCATGGCCAAGCTGAGGCTGTAGGCTGTGGCACCAGCACTGGCACCGCTGTTGGGAGCCACACTTGTGCACAGCCTGGCAAGGCTGCCAAATACGCACcgtgttttctttttacttacaCTTTAATAAACATGACCTTCTCTAAACAGGCTTGGGCAGAAAGTCTTCTTGGTTTATCTTCATTAAAAgggtttttctcttgtcataAGCCTTGTACCAAATTTCAGGCTGAACTGGAGTCCCTGTGGACCCTCCCTTCTTCTACCCCAGgcaaaatgctttgaaatgtcattgtgtttttatttcttcccattcTTTTTCCAACCACCCTGTTCCATGGTCTGCTCTCTCCTTTCCACCCTCTGCCCCAtacccagcccagccccagctgtggcaCTGGATGGATGGAACTGTGTGGGGTCAgcctgggagggctggggattGTGGTCTCCAGGAAACATTTGTTTCCCAGGCCTCTCAGTGACACATGTGCTAGCACTGACTTTttatacaaatttatttatttcaagttaATATTCTACTGCCAAAGCAGCTCCTAGAAAGGGTTCCCCGTGGGTggtgggagagggagggagtgGCAGGGGACACTGGAGGGGGGACTGGAtgctggctggctgctgtgggctctgctgAGCATGGGaccatttgctttttaattacGGATTTCAGAGTGGGAGGCATCGGGTCCAGGTTGTGCCCAGGGTGAGCCGTGGGGAGGCTGAAGCTGCTGTGTTAGAGGCTGTCACACTGCTGGCCGGCCtgtcctccctgccctgccactcTCCCCTGGCTCCCCgtctccccctgccctgggatctGAGCAGGGACACTCCAGTGTCTCCAGCCAGGGTCCTGAACCATCCCCAGCTGGaaacagctcctggctgctgggcagagggacACCGCTGGCACACGGTCCTGGCTCACCTCTGTGTGCCACAACGGCCAGAGAGGGGCTCCCCTGCCCCGGAGCTCCTTGgccccctgctcctcctctaCGGTGGCGactagaaaagcagaaaggaaaggtcCATCCCCGCGGGGCAGGGCGGGGGTCTCCCGGGGCTGGCTCACTCGCAGGGGTCCCCGCTCTGTGCCCGCCTGGCCGCCTCACGCTCGCTCAGCAGGTAGGTGTCGATGAAGACGAAGAGCTCGTCGGGGCTGACCGGGGAGATGTAGCGCTCGCGGTCGGTGCCCGCCTTGTCCAGCAGCACCGCGTTGAAATGGGAGCGTGTGAGGTGCAGGAAGCGCCTGCAGGTGCAAGGGGGGCTCGCTCTGAGGGCTGAGCTTGCCCACCTCTTGCAACATGCTCAGATCCTCCTGGAATAGGGGCTCCCACCTCTTCCTGGGGCTGCGGGCTCTGGGAAGCTCTGGTGACACTTGCAGGGGGCTCCCCCATTGCACCAGCCCCTCCGGTGCAGCAGAAAGGGGCTCCTCATCAACCCAGCTGCAACCTCATGCTTTGCCATTCCCAGAgtcattcccattccctgtcccctggCATAGCTGCCCGGCTCTGCAGGACAGCCCCATCTCCACTACCTGAGCTCCTCGATGATGCCAAGGGACAGCCGGTGCTCCCGGATCCGTCCCACCTCGTGCgggggctgccccagcagctccacggtGGTGATGTGGCGCAGGTCCAGGCCACAGGCAGCTTGCTGCGGACGGGAGGGACAGTGAGGGGGTGCTGGAGGTGAGGAGGGGGCAGAAGGAAGGTCTCCTCACCTGCAGCATGGAGATCTGCATCTTGTAGTAGCGGTTAGAGGGGTCCGGGGCCGAGATGACAAAGAGTCGGCGTTTCTCGTGGAACTGATCCAGCAGGCTGGCGGCCGAGCTCACATCTGTGTTGATCTGCATGGCTGGGGCAAGACACAGGCGTGTGGGGAGGTGCCATCGTGCCCCCCGTCACCCCTTTGACCCATCAGGCAGCgtcccccagagctctgggcacGGCCACGGGCAAGCCCTGCCCTGTCCGCAGCACTTACGAGCACACAGGGGCTGGGAGCCCGTCCACTGCTGGGTGGACTGGCACACCCGCAGGGAGGTGCCCTGGCGCTCGTAGCCCCCATCGCACAGGTACTCGCAGGTGGCACCGTAGTTGTTGCCGTCGGAGGTGCAGGAGATGTACCCGTTCTGCGGCGGCTTCAGGACGGGGCAGCGCCTCACTGCAGAGAGGGGAGCCggctgagggctgggggtgctggagcacagccccGGCCGTGGCTGTGGAGCTGCGGGCAGCAGCGAGCGGCCCCACGGGAGCCCGCTCACCCTGGACGCGGATGCTGAACTTGCAGCTGGCTCGGTTGTAAGCCTGGTCGTGGGCGGTGTAGCGGATCACATGCTCTCCCTCTGGGAATTCGGAGCCGGGCTCCGGGCCCCGCAGCATCACCCTGACCCGACAGACGGCATTCTCCATCAGCATCCCGGGCAGGGCCACCGGCACggcctccagccctggctggcagggCCTGCTCTGCCCTCACCTCTTGATGACACCGTCAGCAGAGTCCCTGACGCGGGGAGGGTCCCAGTAGACGGTGGCAGTCAGCTTGCCCGGCTCTGCTATGCGCTCCCGGGAGTCTGGACAGCGGATCTTGGGAGGCTCCAGATCTGTCcggagggaggagagggattGACGGAACCTGTGGATGCCTTGGCTGAGCTGTGAGAGCGAGACCCGGTGCTGAACGACCCCGGGGACCCCGGAGCCCCCCGGACATGCTGTAAAGCCGGCGCTGAGTGCCCCATGCCTGGGCTGGTGCCTGTGCTCCAGGGCTAATGGCACTgcggggagcagcagggacaggctgccAAGGGAGGGAGGCGCAGGAAATGTCCGGGTTGGATGTGGGGTGACACCTGCAGACACCCCAGTTGTGGATGACGGGCCCCTGCGTGCCCCAGCAGCGTGGGGTGAGAATTTACCTACACAGACTGGCTCGCTCCCGCTCCAGCGGCCATCCTCCATGCAGACGCGGCTCCGGTCCCCCTCCAGCTGGTAGCCGGGCAGGCAGGTGTAGTCACATCGGGAATCCATCTGCACGCCCGCCGAGCACACGTAGGAGCCCCGCAGCACCGCAGGCAGCACGTGGCACCGGATTTCTGGGATGGAGAGAGCGAACAGGGGAGGGAAGCGGCTGCGGCCCTGGGAGTGGGCACAGCCGCCGGGGCTggctggctgtggggctggctgtggggctggctggctgtggggctggctgtggggaTGGCTGGATGTGGGGATGGCTGGCTGTGTGGATggctggctgtggggctggctggctgtgggactggctgtggggctggatgtggggctggctggctgtggggctggctggctgtggggctggctgtggggctggctgtggggcaggggctCACTCACGCCGGCAGTACGGCATCCCGGACCAGTGGCGGCTGGGCAGGCACTGCACGGTGCTCGGCCCCTGCAGGCGGTAGCCGCGGGCACAGCTCAGCTCGCAGCGGGTCCCCAGGCTGCTGCGGTACGAGCTGCCCCGGGGCGAGTAGCAAGAGGCCTCTCCGCGGTGGATGATGAGCGTGGCGCACCACTGGGGCACTGCgggagagcagggaggtgagGGAGGAATCTGCCGTGCCTCGGTTTCCCCGTGAGGACCCAAAGGACGGGTTGGGCGCCGTTACCCCGACGGTAatccagggcaggctcaggggCGGCTTCTTCTGCGTACACCTCGTTGGTGCGGCTCTCCAGGTAGTAGCCAGACcctggggaggaaggaagagacGAGCAGGCTGCAGGGTAGCTCATGGCTGCAAAACGCCCCGCAGCTCCCAGCAAGCAGTGCCAGCCCCGGGCAGAGCCTGTCCTTGGGGCTGCGGGCAAGGGTTAAAGCGGGCAGAGCGCGGTCCCCAGGGACAACGATGTGCGCTGGCTCCAGCCGCAGACTAAacagcggcagcagcagccgggGCTGTGGCAGGAAACGGGAGCTGGCACCGAGTGGGCTGGCACTGACCCCCAGCTCCGTGCTGCCGGGAAGTCCTTCCACCCGCTCCCATGGCAGCGCCACTGCCACGGGGCATCccaagggaaggaggagagctgccctttcctgccctttcctgtcctttcctgccctttcctgccCATGCCCTCACCAAGGCAAGGGATGCCCAGCTGCCCGGccgggggtgctgggggtgcagcccctggcccgTGCTCCAGGGAAGGATGAAGATGCTGAAGGGGCTTGCCCGGAGATGCTGGCCCCTCGCCACCCGTGCTGCGCAGCGGGGCCCCGCAATGGGGTGAGCACAGCCTGCGCCATCCTCGCGGGCCTTCATGGGCCAGGTACTCTCCGGTGGGGAGGGAGCCGTGCAGGGGGAGAGGCCCGGCGTCATTCCCCGTGTCCCCTCGGCGCCTCGGCCGGCCGCGgcattccccagcactgagctcaCGTTTCCGCCGCGTTTCCGCTGCCCCCGCCAGCGCTGCCCCCTCCTCGCCGCCAGCCCACCCCCCCCGCGCTCCCCTCCGGCGTGCCGGGGATGCTCGGCCTCGGGGGGACCCCAGCAAAGGCCGCAGCCCCGCCGTGGCTGCACCCAGTCTCCCCTTGTCTCTGCTCTGGGTTTTGGGAGGGGGATATCCGCCGGGGCCAGTCCGAGCAGGAGCCCCGCCGTCACGGGGAGGAAACTCCATTACGAatctttttccaaaatgaacTTTACTACGGAGCGGCTCCCCGCCGCTTCCCACAAGTCATTTTCACAATGCGGTtgtcctgctgccttttcaCGCTGCCGGGGATCCCcggggagcagaggagcagggacgGTCCCCATGGGGGCGGCAGTGGGGATGCGTCCGTGACCGGGAGAACAAAGCTGTTTCCCGGGGGGGCTGCCAAGACTGCCGCCGgatccctggggacagagcGCACCGTGTCCCCGCAAGCAGATGTGCCATTTAATGGTGATGTTTCCTTCTACTGcaactgct from Parus major isolate Abel chromosome 4A, Parus_major1.1, whole genome shotgun sequence encodes:
- the SYTL4 gene encoding synaptotagmin-like protein 4; translation: MSEAVDLSFLSDAERDLILQVLQRDEELRKAEERRIRRLKNELLEIRRKGAKRGSQRYSERTCARCQQSLGRVSPKANTCRGCNHLVCRDCRSCSPSGSWRCKVCTKEAELKKTTGDWFYDQRVNRFANHLGSDMVRLSLRHRPAASKRETVGQTLLQKAQLSEPKSSSAVRQPSPPAPREGSSLFPDASDPRDGKSDTESMENMSLDSYRPSPADVGGRRNSPERAVPGKQVVVPAGPASSSLTLPLRSKNAFSDGRDATVGTRSSTCEHETLFKKNPRRVVRPADYTKSVIDLRPEDLVGEGGSLGDRSKSVPGLNTELEEEEEDIDNLVEIHRQRVARGSMRSGTSSSTLGSMVSIYSEAGDFGSVAVTGGISFSLSYEQKTQTLFIHVKECRQLAYGDEGRKRSNPYVKTYLLPDKSRQGKRKTTIKRNTINPLYNELLKYEISKSLLLARTLQFSVWHHDRFGRNTFLGEVEVPLDAWNFESHLEEFLPLHGKAGADAAGLHQYKGELVVSMKYIPSAKHPGAGNGRKGKTGEGGELQVWIKEAKNLTAAKSGGTSDSFVKGYLLPHKNKASKRKTPVVKKTLNPHYNHTFVYNGVNPEDLQHICLELTVWDREPLSSNDFLGGVRLGVGNGMSNGQAVDWMDSTGEELNLWQKMCQYPGSWAEGTLQLRSTMAKLRL
- the SRPX2 gene encoding sushi repeat-containing protein SRPX2, translated to MAQEAAPVLLVVLARLVSSTWHEGSGYYLESRTNEVYAEEAAPEPALDYRRVPQWCATLIIHRGEASCYSPRGSSYRSSLGTRCELSCARGYRLQGPSTVQCLPSRHWSGMPYCRQIRCHVLPAVLRGSYVCSAGVQMDSRCDYTCLPGYQLEGDRSRVCMEDGRWSGSEPVCVDLEPPKIRCPDSRERIAEPGKLTATVYWDPPRVRDSADGVIKRVMLRGPEPGSEFPEGEHVIRYTAHDQAYNRASCKFSIRVQVRRCPVLKPPQNGYISCTSDGNNYGATCEYLCDGGYERQGTSLRVCQSTQQWTGSQPLCAPMQINTDVSSAASLLDQFHEKRRLFVISAPDPSNRYYKMQISMLQQAACGLDLRHITTVELLGQPPHEVGRIREHRLSLGIIEELRRFLHLTRSHFNAVLLDKAGTDRERYISPVSPDELFVFIDTYLLSEREAARRAQSGDPCE